One segment of Rhodothermales bacterium DNA contains the following:
- a CDS encoding undecaprenyl-diphosphate phosphatase: protein MDLLQLLKAFVLGVVEGATEFLPVSSTGHLIVVGDWLGFTGETAKVFDVVIQLGAILAVVWLYREKIGRVVRTLPSSPTSRRLALNLAVAFFPAAVVGLLTYEWIKAYLFNPFTVAVALVVGGVVILLIERWGPPTPIADVDVIPMRTALGIGLAQVLALVPGTSRAGATIMGAYALGCSRRAATEFSFFLAIPVMVAATLFDLWQGRDLLSTADVPVFAVGFGVSFVAAALVIRLFLRFVSDHTFVPFAWYRIGFGGLLLLYYGWIA from the coding sequence ATGGACCTGCTCCAACTCCTCAAGGCCTTCGTGCTCGGCGTCGTCGAGGGCGCCACCGAGTTCCTCCCCGTCTCCTCGACGGGCCACCTCATCGTCGTCGGCGACTGGCTCGGCTTCACCGGCGAGACGGCCAAGGTGTTCGACGTCGTGATCCAGCTCGGCGCCATCCTCGCCGTCGTCTGGCTCTACCGCGAGAAGATCGGCCGCGTCGTGCGGACGCTCCCGTCGAGCCCGACCAGCCGCCGGCTCGCGCTCAACCTCGCCGTGGCGTTCTTCCCCGCCGCCGTCGTGGGGCTCCTCACGTACGAGTGGATCAAGGCGTACCTCTTCAACCCCTTCACGGTGGCCGTGGCCCTCGTCGTGGGCGGCGTGGTGATCCTCCTCATCGAGCGGTGGGGGCCGCCGACGCCGATCGCCGACGTGGACGTGATCCCCATGCGGACGGCGCTGGGGATCGGGCTGGCGCAGGTGCTCGCGCTCGTGCCCGGCACCTCACGCGCGGGGGCGACCATCATGGGGGCCTACGCGCTCGGCTGCTCCCGCCGCGCCGCCACCGAGTTCTCGTTCTTCCTCGCCATCCCCGTCATGGTCGCGGCCACGCTCTTCGACCTCTGGCAGGGGCGCGACCTCCTCTCCACAGCCGACGTGCCTGTGTTCGCCGTCGGCTTCGGGGTGTCGTTCGTGGCGGCGGCCCTCGTGATCCGGCTCTTCCTCCGGTTTGTCTCCGACCACACGTTCGTGCCGTTCGCGTGGTACCGGATCGGCTTCGGCGGGCTCCTCCTGCTCTACTACGGGTGGATCGCGTGA